One genomic segment of Phalacrocorax carbo chromosome Z, bPhaCar2.1, whole genome shotgun sequence includes these proteins:
- the ZNF366 gene encoding zinc finger protein 366 — translation MMKNEETSFNVDSTRASPFSHCLQPLSPVTKPHRTTPFGEEFRPHLSHFRYGPSPLGDMETFQGSLEGGSRKRKSMPTKMPPSITLEGSSSPPDRPEDHNDIGSSSLPLVFQQPAQPKYSSQMIDLCNFGFQFYRTLEHFGAKPIKQEPVKPNTAWPSSPAFMQAPYHYYPKVHTGLMFPFIVPPNFHFRNTFQMKRPPEPPFRRSEVRESGENKQKVERVDVNLQIDDSYYVDVGGEQKRWQCPMCEKSYTSKYNLVTHILGHSGIKPHACTRCGKLFKQLSHLHTHMLTHQGTRPHKCQVCHKAFTQTSHLKRHMMQHSDIKPYNCRICGRGFAYPSELKAHESKHESGRENICVECGLDFPTLAQLKRHLTTHRGPIQYNCTECDKTFQYPSQLQNHMMKHKDIRPYICTECGMEFVQPHHLKQHSLTHKGVKEHKCGICGREFTLLANMKRHVLIHTNIRAYQCHLCFKSFVQKQTLKAHMIVHSDVKPFKCKLCGKEFNRMHNLMGHMHLHSDSKPFKCLYCPSKFTLKGNLTRHMKVKHGVMERGFHSQGFGRGRIALSQANVLRSLEQEEPFDLSQKSQGKRISFHSDGESAKGSSCQEEEEDNCYEAEQYSPAMYHHDDNKLYMAQDLSGKPECMVRDFRESYCNEKEEVLTEGGLEKRTGNSDKQESQGEREPANNKHLSFRSFEKARLGHSLSDYLYFKHRNKSLKELLERKMEKQTMFIGI, via the exons atgatGAAGAATGAAGAAACAAGTTTTAATGTGGACAGTACCCGAGCATCTCCCTTCTCCCACTGCCTGCAGCCACTGAGCCCTGTTACAAAGCCACACAGAACAACTCCATTTGGTGAAGAATTCAGACCGCACCTCTCACATTTCCGCTATGGCCCTTCTCCTCTTGGAGACATGGAAACATTCCAGGGGTCCTTGGAAGGAGGATCTCGGAAACGCAAGAGCATGCCAACAAAAATGCCACCTTCTATCACCCTTGAGGGTTCCTCATCACCACCAGACAGACCTGAAGATCACAATGACATAGGCTCTTCCAGTCTCCCCTTGGTGTTCCAACAGCCAGCACAACCCAAGTACAGTTCCCAGATGATTGACCTCTGCAACTTTGGTTTTCAGTTCTACAGAACTCTGGAACACTTTGGAGCCAAGCCCATTAAGCAAGAACCAGTGAAGCCTAACACGGCATGGCCCAGTAGCCCAGCATTCATGCAGGCTCCTTACCATTATTATCCTAAAGTCCATACTGGCCTAATGTTTCCTTTTATAGTGCCACCAAACTTTCATTTCAGGAACACCTTTCAAATGAAAAGACCTCCGGAGCCACCCTTCAGGAGGTCTGAAGTAAGAGAAAGTggtgaaaataaacagaaagtgGAAAGAGTAGATGTCAACCTTCAGATAGATGACAGTTACTACGTTGATGTGGGGGGTGAACAGAAACGCTGGCAATGTCCCATGTGTGAGAAGTCCTATACATCCAAGTACAATTTGGTCACCCATATCTTGGGGCACAGTGGCATTAAGCCACATGCTTGCACCCGATGTGGCAAGCTTTTCAAGCAGCTGAGCCACTTGCACACACATATGTTGACACACCAGGGCACTCGGCCACACAAATGCCAGGTGTGCCACAAGGCTTTCACTCAAACCAGTCACCTTAAGAGACACATGATGCAACACAGTGACATCAAGCCTTACAACTGCAGGATCTGTGGCAGAGGTTTTGCTTATCCTAGTGAGCTGAAAGCACATGAGTCTAAGCACGAGAGTGGCCGAGAGAACATTTGTGTGGAGTGTGGTCTGGACTTCCCAACCCTGGCCCAGCTGAAGAGACACTTGACCACCCACCGTGGCCCTATACAGTACAATTGCACTGAATGTGATAAGACCTTCCAGTACCCAAGTCAGCTGCAAAACCACATGATGAAGCACAAAGACATCCGCCCATACATCTGCACTGAATGTGGCATGGAGTTTGTGCAGCCCCACCATCTCAAACAACACTCCCTAACTCATAAG GGTGTGAAAGAGCACAAATGTGGAATCTGTGGCCGGGAATTTACTCTGCTGGCCAACATGAAGCGACATGTCCTGATCCACACCAATATCAGAGCCTATCAGTGCCATTTGTGCTTCAAGAGCTTTGTGCAAAAACAGACTCTCAAGGCCCACATGATTGTTCACTCTGATGTCAAACCCTTTAAATGCAAG CTGTGTGGAAAGGAATTTAACAGAATGCACAATTTAATGGGACACATGCATTTGCACTCGGACAGTAAGCCTTTCAAGTGCCTCTACTGTCCCAGCAAATTCACCTTGAAGGGCAACCTAACCAGGCACATGAAAGTCAAACATGGGGTCATGGAAAGAGGATTTCATTCTCAAG GttttggaagaggaagaattGCCCTGTCCCAGGCAAATGTCTTGAGAAGCTTGGAACAGGAAGAGCCCTTTGATCTTTCCCAGAAAAGCCAAGGGAAAAGAATCTCATTTCATTCAGATGGTGAGAGTGCCAAGGGAAGTTCATgccaggaagaagaggaagacaaCTGCTATGAGGCAGAGCAGTACAGCCCTGCCATGTACCACCACGACGACAACAAGCTGTACATGGCTCAAGATTTGTCTGGCAAACCTGAGTGCATGGTGAGGGACTTCAGAGAGTCCTACTGCaatgagaaggaagaagtgCTAACGGAGGGAGGACTGGAGAAGAGAACAGGAAATTCAGACAAACAGGAGAGCCAAGGAGAGAGAGAACCTGCAAACAACAAACACCTCAGCTTCAGATCCTTTGAAAAGGCCAGACTTGGCCACTCTCTCTCTGATTACTTGTATTTCAAGCACAGGAATAAGAGTTTGAAAGaattgctggaaagaaaaatggaaaagcaaacaatGTTTATAGGCATTTAA